The Gordonia sp. KTR9 genome contains a region encoding:
- a CDS encoding LuxR C-terminal-related transcriptional regulator, which translates to MSTNWPLVERDREFRTIQAALRGETTGCGVVLTGDSGVGKTTLARHVTAELPTGVRWVAGTESARSIPLGVFAHLVGPATSSDPVTYLAAARESLLADGDVVIGVDDAHLLDELSATLLHQLAIDRAVHIVATVRSGETVPDAVTSLWKDNHLTRITLSPFTKDQSVELVESVLGGQLEEHSANLMWEASGGNALFLRHLVDGARQADTLRQVNGVWQLRGRAAITSELASLLEGRIEQLDGPVLGALKYLSLCEPLDIDVLSELAGEEAVEEAEIAGLVRITRDGRRLDVAFHHPLFGEVIRRRLGQVSSRRLRGRLVEALQSRPTNTPAERIRLADLAIESDVEIDLTLVRTAARDALNLAQTPLGERFARAALDEGGGLEEAELLARAVMWQGHPDEARDILARFSPDDLDEGRLVLWGNSIIGNTFWALGDADRADEILQLLTERVTHPALKPIVTGIASACALFENRIDEAITLSDTVLAESKVLPWAVEWAVFGGSLARAVAGRGAEVRALAEHSREVEVDGLLRFPTGFGETLALTLTGRLDDADVASGRFVSAAQTAQYLGWAMSGILVAAVELARGSCGSVTRRMEQTLAILDSGRFSDSWNFPAHIFLVQALSALGQADRAAAALAKAREKSGKHVAVFGPMLAIAAAWQAAAAGTVTPAVELAHSAAAAARAAGQFAVEAEALHTAARFGDEGVADRLAELAERIDGPLSDLYARHAAALRDGDAVELDLCSAAFEDSGVRLSAADSAAQASVLHDAADKRSATVASAAVANRLASECGGLRTPALISAAQPLPLTSREREIANLAAAGLSNKDIAQRLTVSVRTVEGHLFRAYTKLDVGDRAELAALLLKDARPQAH; encoded by the coding sequence ATGTCCACGAATTGGCCGCTTGTCGAGCGCGATCGGGAGTTCCGCACGATCCAAGCGGCGCTCAGGGGTGAGACGACCGGCTGTGGTGTGGTGCTGACCGGTGACTCCGGCGTGGGCAAGACGACCCTCGCCCGCCACGTCACCGCGGAGTTGCCGACGGGGGTGCGCTGGGTGGCGGGCACGGAGTCCGCGCGGTCGATCCCGCTCGGTGTGTTCGCCCACCTCGTCGGCCCGGCGACGTCGAGCGATCCCGTCACCTACCTTGCGGCAGCGCGTGAATCGCTGCTCGCCGACGGCGATGTCGTCATCGGTGTCGACGACGCCCACCTGCTCGACGAGCTGTCGGCGACGCTCCTGCACCAGCTCGCGATCGACCGCGCGGTGCACATCGTGGCGACCGTGCGCAGCGGCGAGACCGTCCCGGACGCCGTGACGTCGTTGTGGAAGGACAATCACCTCACGCGGATCACATTGTCCCCGTTCACCAAAGACCAGAGTGTCGAGCTCGTCGAATCGGTGCTCGGCGGCCAGCTCGAGGAGCACTCCGCGAATCTCATGTGGGAGGCCTCCGGTGGGAACGCACTGTTCCTCCGGCATCTCGTGGACGGCGCCCGCCAGGCGGACACGCTGCGCCAGGTCAACGGCGTGTGGCAGCTCCGCGGCCGCGCCGCCATCACCTCGGAGCTGGCGTCGTTGCTGGAGGGACGGATCGAGCAACTCGACGGCCCGGTTCTGGGTGCGCTGAAGTACCTCAGTCTGTGCGAGCCGCTCGACATCGACGTGCTCTCCGAGCTCGCCGGCGAAGAAGCCGTCGAGGAGGCGGAGATCGCCGGGCTGGTGCGTATCACCCGCGACGGACGCCGCCTCGACGTCGCGTTCCACCATCCGCTGTTCGGCGAGGTGATCCGCCGCCGCCTCGGTCAGGTCTCGTCGCGACGGCTGCGCGGCCGGCTCGTCGAGGCCTTGCAGTCCCGGCCCACGAACACTCCGGCCGAGCGGATTCGTCTCGCCGACCTGGCGATCGAGAGCGACGTCGAGATCGATCTGACGCTGGTGCGGACAGCTGCCCGCGACGCGCTGAACCTCGCGCAGACGCCGCTCGGCGAACGATTCGCGCGGGCGGCGCTCGACGAGGGCGGGGGACTCGAGGAGGCCGAGCTGCTCGCGCGGGCGGTCATGTGGCAGGGCCATCCCGACGAGGCGCGGGACATCCTGGCGCGATTCTCGCCGGACGACCTCGACGAGGGCCGACTCGTGCTGTGGGGCAACTCGATCATCGGCAACACCTTCTGGGCCCTCGGCGACGCCGACCGGGCCGACGAGATCCTGCAACTGCTGACCGAGCGCGTCACCCACCCCGCGCTCAAGCCCATCGTCACCGGCATCGCCTCGGCCTGTGCTCTTTTCGAGAACCGGATCGACGAGGCGATCACGTTGTCCGACACCGTGCTGGCCGAGTCCAAGGTGCTGCCGTGGGCGGTGGAATGGGCGGTGTTCGGCGGCAGCCTCGCCCGTGCGGTGGCCGGCCGCGGCGCGGAGGTCCGGGCGTTGGCCGAACACTCGCGGGAGGTCGAGGTCGACGGGCTGCTCCGGTTCCCCACCGGCTTCGGGGAGACGCTCGCATTGACCCTCACCGGCCGGCTCGACGACGCGGATGTCGCCTCCGGGCGCTTCGTGTCGGCTGCGCAGACCGCCCAGTACCTGGGCTGGGCGATGTCCGGAATCCTGGTCGCCGCAGTCGAACTCGCACGTGGATCGTGCGGGTCGGTGACCCGGCGGATGGAACAGACGCTCGCGATCCTCGACAGCGGCCGGTTCTCCGACTCCTGGAACTTCCCGGCGCACATCTTCCTGGTGCAGGCGCTCAGCGCGCTGGGGCAGGCCGACCGCGCCGCCGCCGCGCTGGCCAAGGCGCGGGAGAAGTCCGGCAAGCATGTGGCGGTGTTCGGGCCGATGCTCGCCATCGCGGCGGCGTGGCAGGCGGCGGCGGCCGGAACCGTCACGCCCGCCGTCGAACTCGCCCATTCCGCGGCGGCGGCCGCCCGTGCCGCCGGTCAGTTCGCGGTGGAGGCCGAGGCGCTGCACACCGCTGCGCGCTTCGGTGACGAGGGCGTCGCCGATCGGCTCGCCGAACTGGCGGAACGCATCGACGGTCCGCTGTCAGATCTGTACGCGCGGCACGCCGCAGCCCTCCGCGACGGTGACGCGGTCGAACTCGATCTGTGTTCGGCAGCCTTCGAGGACTCCGGGGTGCGTCTGTCCGCCGCCGACTCCGCGGCGCAGGCCAGTGTCCTGCACGACGCGGCGGACAAGCGATCGGCGACCGTGGCGTCGGCCGCGGTGGCCAACCGCCTGGCGTCCGAATGCGGTGGCCTGCGGACACCGGCGCTGATCTCGGCTGCGCAGCCGCTGCCGTTGACCTCGCGCGAGCGCGAGATCGCCAACCTCGCGGCGGCCGGCCTGTCCAACAAGGACATCGCGCAACGCCTCACCGTGTCGGTGCGCACCGTCGAAGGGCATCTGTTCCGCGCCTACACCAAGCTCGATGTCGGTGACCGCGCCGAGTTGGCCGCACTTCTGCTCAAAGACGCACGGCCGCAGGCCCACTGA
- a CDS encoding thiazole synthase: MADQSTPDPLRIAGRDFSSRLITGTGGASNLATLERALVASGTELTTVAVRRVDAASGTGVFDLLRRLDIVVLPNTAGCHTTAEAVLTAQLAREAFETDWVKLEVVADERTLMPDAIELVDAAAALVGDGFVVLAYTNDDPVLAARLADLGVAAVMPLGSPIGTGLGILNPHNIEMIVDDCHARFDDPLPVILDAGIGTASDAALAMELGCDGVLLATAVTRAENPELMATAMRHAVIAGRLAGRAGRIPKRFWAHASSPGRDPG; this comes from the coding sequence GTGGCTGACCAGTCGACACCGGACCCGTTGCGGATCGCGGGCCGCGACTTCTCGTCCCGGCTCATCACCGGCACCGGCGGCGCGTCGAATCTCGCGACCCTGGAACGCGCACTGGTCGCCTCGGGCACCGAACTCACCACCGTCGCGGTCCGCCGCGTCGACGCCGCCTCGGGTACCGGGGTCTTCGATCTGCTGCGCCGGCTCGACATCGTCGTGCTGCCCAACACGGCCGGCTGCCACACCACCGCCGAGGCGGTCCTGACCGCACAGCTGGCGCGCGAGGCGTTCGAGACCGACTGGGTCAAGCTCGAGGTGGTCGCCGACGAACGCACCCTGATGCCCGATGCCATCGAACTCGTCGACGCGGCCGCCGCCCTGGTCGGCGACGGGTTCGTCGTGCTGGCCTACACCAACGACGACCCGGTTCTGGCCGCGCGACTCGCCGATCTCGGGGTGGCCGCGGTGATGCCGCTCGGGTCACCCATCGGGACCGGTCTCGGAATCCTCAACCCGCACAACATCGAGATGATCGTCGACGACTGCCATGCCCGCTTCGACGACCCGCTGCCGGTCATCCTCGACGCCGGCATCGGCACCGCGAGCGACGCGGCGCTGGCGATGGAACTCGGTTGCGACGGAGTGCTTCTGGCGACCGCGGTGACTCGCGCGGAGAATCCCGAACTGATGGCGACGGCGATGCGGCACGCGGTGATCGCGGGCCGGTTGGCCGGGCGGGCCGGCCGAATTCCCAAGCGCTTCTGGGCCCACGCGTCCTCGCCCGGCCGCGATCCGGGCTGA
- a CDS encoding SCO6745 family protein, translating into MTSTSTGSAARLAYETLEPFHIIAYFNPGLKSAQQDTGLNGYSFYVGARGAPFGPCTSSVIASSFYNFNFELIAKSWAAAVDAGLDRVHERRNQMLDDSLRDILGDSVDDASLDELASAYYELAAGLPLGGRPLAAAWSTAPKPDTARLRLWHAVAILREWRGDNHIAALALHGLNGFDAAVFHESQLPDPTIRRRTLGKRILLLTRGWSEEEWEDSVDRLVDAGLVERVEDGHRLTPSGAATYDDIEATTDAVGESIWVGTDDLLERTRPVVKAVIDAGILPGTRSK; encoded by the coding sequence ATGACATCGACCAGCACGGGCTCCGCGGCCCGGCTCGCCTACGAGACCCTCGAACCCTTCCACATCATCGCCTACTTCAATCCGGGCCTGAAGAGCGCGCAGCAGGACACCGGGCTGAACGGATACTCCTTCTACGTCGGTGCGCGCGGTGCCCCGTTCGGCCCGTGCACGTCGTCGGTCATCGCATCTTCCTTCTACAACTTCAACTTCGAACTCATCGCGAAGAGCTGGGCCGCAGCCGTAGACGCCGGGCTCGACCGCGTCCATGAGCGGCGCAACCAGATGCTCGACGATTCGCTCCGCGACATCCTCGGCGACTCCGTCGACGACGCGAGCCTCGACGAACTCGCCTCTGCCTACTACGAACTCGCGGCCGGCCTACCGCTCGGCGGCCGCCCGCTCGCCGCCGCCTGGTCGACCGCCCCGAAGCCGGACACCGCACGGCTCCGCCTGTGGCACGCCGTCGCGATTCTGCGAGAATGGCGCGGCGACAACCACATCGCCGCCCTCGCCCTCCACGGCCTGAACGGATTCGACGCGGCCGTCTTCCACGAGTCGCAACTCCCCGATCCCACCATTCGCCGCCGCACCCTGGGCAAGCGAATCCTGCTGCTGACCCGGGGGTGGTCGGAAGAGGAGTGGGAGGACAGCGTGGACCGCCTCGTCGACGCCGGACTGGTCGAGCGTGTCGAGGACGGGCACCGGCTCACCCCCTCCGGAGCGGCGACCTACGACGACATCGAGGCCACCACCGACGCTGTGGGAGAGTCCATCTGGGTCGGCACCGACGATCTGCTGGAGCGCACGAGGCCCGTCGTGAAAGCTGTCATCGATGCGGGGATCCTGCCGGGAACGAGATCGAAGTGA
- a CDS encoding glutamate ABC transporter substrate-binding protein, which translates to MTTPRSARRLLTVVVVLALTGLVATGCVRFPAPESPPPTATAGSPVLPGVQVDVPVEPPPSSEACNATLTLRPPAQMPLARQMPPNSTMAGILERGRLIVGLDIGSNLFSFRDPITGDIQGFDVDIAHEIAGAIFGDDRRIEFQVLSSAQRIDALRDMTVDVVIKTMSITCDRLRDISFSAPYYVASQRILSFRNSNVAGPDQLAGKRVCAARGTTSIGRIQSIQPRARMVSTTTWADCLVLMQQGQIDAVTSDDAILAGLAAQDPWVRVVGPSLGEEFYGVGIPKGQDDMVRFVNGVLERIRVSGRWQEIRDRWLSILDSGYGAPQPYYRD; encoded by the coding sequence ATGACGACCCCGCGCTCGGCTCGCCGCCTGCTGACCGTCGTGGTCGTGCTCGCGCTCACCGGTCTGGTCGCGACGGGATGCGTGCGTTTTCCCGCACCCGAATCACCGCCGCCGACCGCCACCGCCGGGTCGCCCGTGCTGCCCGGCGTGCAGGTCGACGTGCCCGTCGAACCCCCACCGAGTTCCGAGGCATGCAACGCGACGCTGACCCTGCGGCCGCCCGCCCAGATGCCGCTTGCCCGTCAGATGCCACCGAATTCGACGATGGCCGGGATCCTGGAACGCGGCCGGCTCATCGTCGGCCTCGACATCGGCTCCAACCTGTTCAGCTTCCGCGATCCGATCACCGGCGACATCCAGGGTTTCGACGTCGACATCGCGCACGAGATCGCTGGGGCCATCTTCGGGGACGACCGCCGGATCGAATTCCAGGTCCTGAGTTCCGCGCAGCGCATCGACGCGCTGCGGGACATGACCGTCGACGTGGTGATCAAGACGATGAGCATCACCTGCGACCGGTTGCGCGACATCAGCTTCTCCGCCCCTTATTACGTTGCCTCGCAGCGGATTCTGTCCTTCCGGAACTCGAACGTCGCTGGTCCGGATCAACTCGCGGGCAAACGCGTCTGCGCGGCGCGCGGGACGACCTCGATCGGTCGCATCCAGTCGATCCAGCCACGCGCGCGCATGGTCAGCACCACCACCTGGGCCGACTGCCTGGTGCTCATGCAACAGGGCCAGATCGATGCGGTGACGTCGGACGACGCGATCCTCGCGGGCCTCGCCGCGCAGGACCCATGGGTACGGGTCGTCGGTCCCAGCCTCGGCGAGGAGTTCTACGGCGTCGGGATTCCCAAGGGGCAGGACGACATGGTCCGCTTCGTCAACGGGGTGCTCGAGCGCATTCGCGTCTCCGGTCGCTGGCAGGAGATCCGCGACCGCTGGTTGTCCATCCTCGACAGTGGGTACGGCGCACCCCAGCCGTACTACCGGGACTGA
- the thiO gene encoding glycine oxidase ThiO, whose translation MNSPRKTAHRTLTVVGGGVIGLTCALAAADAGWRVRVLDAGTDERASWVAGGMLGSLGEGHPGEEASLALSVESVRLWPALVKRLDDPAVVTATDSLFVAASATDIEYLRHLADFVWAGQPRTDSALQPVTGRDIRALEPSLSSRLVGGYRAIGEWSVDNRRLLEALRAAVTTAGVELTTARVGSLADLDDPGSDGQILLAAGLGTAALWPGADLHPAKGEILRLRRTRWSVPPPAHVVRARLHGRAVYLVPREDGVVVGATQYEAEGLTDRAPQAGGVADLLADAIEVLPGLRTYELTEAAAGLRPCTADGLPLVARVDARTVVATGHGRNGIVLAPGTAERVLSILEGVEE comes from the coding sequence GTGAATTCCCCTCGGAAGACTGCTCACCGCACCCTGACGGTGGTGGGCGGCGGCGTCATCGGGCTGACGTGCGCACTGGCCGCGGCCGACGCCGGGTGGCGGGTTCGCGTACTCGACGCCGGAACCGACGAGCGCGCCTCGTGGGTCGCGGGTGGCATGCTCGGCTCGCTCGGCGAGGGACATCCCGGCGAAGAGGCGTCGCTCGCCCTGTCGGTGGAGTCGGTCCGGCTCTGGCCCGCGCTCGTGAAGCGGCTCGACGACCCCGCCGTCGTCACCGCCACCGACTCGCTGTTCGTCGCGGCCTCGGCCACGGACATCGAGTACCTGCGGCACCTCGCCGACTTCGTCTGGGCCGGCCAACCCCGCACCGACTCGGCGTTGCAGCCGGTGACCGGCCGCGACATCCGGGCACTCGAACCGTCGCTGAGTTCTCGTCTGGTCGGTGGCTATCGCGCGATCGGGGAGTGGTCCGTGGACAACCGGCGCCTCCTCGAGGCGTTGCGTGCCGCGGTCACGACGGCCGGCGTGGAGCTCACCACCGCCCGCGTCGGGTCCCTGGCCGATCTCGACGACCCCGGCTCCGACGGGCAGATCCTGCTCGCCGCCGGGCTCGGCACCGCGGCCCTCTGGCCCGGCGCCGACCTGCATCCGGCCAAGGGCGAGATCCTCCGGCTTCGTCGCACCCGCTGGTCCGTGCCCCCGCCCGCCCACGTCGTCCGGGCACGTCTGCACGGTCGGGCCGTCTACCTGGTGCCACGCGAGGACGGTGTCGTCGTCGGCGCCACCCAGTACGAGGCCGAGGGGTTGACCGACCGGGCGCCGCAGGCCGGTGGGGTCGCCGACCTGCTCGCCGACGCGATCGAGGTCCTGCCCGGACTGCGGACGTATGAACTGACCGAAGCGGCCGCGGGTCTGCGGCCGTGCACCGCCGACGGGTTGCCGCTCGTCGCCCGCGTGGACGCACGCACCGTCGTGGCGACCGGGCACGGACGCAATGGGATCGTCCTCGCCCCGGGTACCGCCGAGCGCGTGCTGTCGATCCTGGAAGGAGTCGAGGAATGA
- a CDS encoding NUDIX hydrolase, with the protein MRGDGDGWVIDPDGSRYWGIHGAAGLLLRAPLPEGSTGVLLQHRAAWSHQGGTWALPGGARDSHEGAIDTAIREAQEEAGITGDDLRVVAAVVTHESPGGWTYTTVIAETDTPVRTVANFESTELRWVDEKRVDQLPLHPAFGLAWPTLRERIAMLDPQS; encoded by the coding sequence GTGCGCGGCGACGGCGACGGCTGGGTGATCGATCCCGACGGTTCACGATATTGGGGAATCCACGGCGCGGCAGGCCTGCTGTTGCGGGCGCCGCTGCCGGAGGGATCGACAGGTGTACTCCTCCAGCACCGCGCCGCGTGGTCGCATCAGGGTGGCACCTGGGCGCTGCCCGGCGGCGCCCGCGACTCGCATGAGGGCGCCATCGACACGGCGATCCGCGAGGCCCAGGAGGAAGCCGGGATCACCGGCGACGACCTGCGCGTCGTCGCGGCGGTCGTCACCCACGAATCGCCCGGCGGATGGACCTACACGACCGTCATCGCCGAGACCGACACGCCGGTCCGCACCGTCGCCAACTTCGAGTCCACCGAGCTGCGGTGGGTCGACGAGAAGCGGGTGGACCAGTTGCCGCTGCACCCCGCGTTCGGGCTCGCCTGGCCCACCCTCCGCGAGCGCATCGCGATGCTCGACCCGCAGAGCTGA
- a CDS encoding ABC transporter ATP-binding protein, with product MLRVANLTKDFGGQRAVDDLTFEVGPGRVTGFLGPNGAGKSTTMRMMLGLDRPTSGTATINGQRYRDLDHPLRQVGALLDARWVHPNRSARSHLRWLAASNQIPAARVDEVLETVGLTSVAKKRAGGFSLGMSQRLGLAGALIGDPHTLLFDEPVNGLDPEGIVWIRGFMRKLAAEGRTVLVSSHLLTEMSLTADHLVVIGRGRLIADCSVAEFTGRARQSVRVRGPQLEQLHAALAAAGLNPAPGDPDGQGRPVMRVPDTTTDHVGDLAAAAGITLHELSAESASLEEVFMSMTAHAVDYHGGVNR from the coding sequence GTGTTGCGGGTAGCGAATCTGACGAAGGACTTCGGCGGTCAACGCGCGGTCGACGATCTCACCTTCGAGGTCGGGCCGGGACGGGTGACCGGCTTCCTGGGACCCAACGGTGCGGGCAAGTCGACGACCATGCGGATGATGCTCGGTCTCGATCGTCCGACCTCGGGCACGGCGACGATCAACGGTCAGCGCTACCGGGACCTCGACCATCCGCTGCGTCAGGTCGGTGCGCTGCTCGACGCTCGGTGGGTGCATCCGAACCGCAGTGCGCGCTCGCATCTGCGGTGGCTGGCGGCGAGCAATCAGATCCCGGCCGCCCGCGTCGACGAGGTGCTCGAGACGGTCGGGCTCACCTCGGTGGCCAAGAAGCGCGCCGGCGGTTTCTCGCTCGGCATGTCGCAGCGGCTCGGGCTGGCGGGTGCCCTGATCGGCGATCCGCACACGCTGTTGTTCGACGAACCGGTCAACGGCCTCGACCCGGAGGGCATCGTGTGGATCCGCGGGTTCATGCGCAAGCTCGCCGCCGAGGGTCGGACGGTGCTGGTGTCGAGTCACCTGCTCACCGAGATGTCGCTCACCGCAGATCATCTCGTCGTCATCGGGCGGGGCCGGCTGATCGCCGACTGTTCGGTCGCGGAGTTCACCGGGCGGGCACGACAATCGGTCCGGGTGCGCGGCCCGCAGCTGGAGCAGCTGCACGCCGCGCTCGCGGCGGCGGGGTTGAACCCCGCCCCGGGTGACCCGGACGGTCAGGGGCGTCCGGTGATGCGAGTGCCGGACACCACGACCGATCACGTCGGCGATCTCGCTGCCGCCGCGGGCATCACCCTGCATGAGCTCTCCGCCGAGTCGGCGTCGCTGGAAGAGGTGTTCATGTCGATGACAGCCCACGCTGTCGATTACCACGGGGGAGTGAACCGGTGA
- the thiS gene encoding sulfur carrier protein ThiS, with product MSITVNGESMDVDADASVRDVVAGLGLPDRGIAVAVDGAVVPRGRWDRHTMTDGAVVEIVTAVQGG from the coding sequence ATGAGTATCACGGTGAACGGCGAGAGCATGGATGTCGACGCCGACGCCTCGGTGCGCGATGTGGTCGCCGGGCTCGGGTTGCCGGACCGTGGGATCGCGGTCGCGGTGGACGGCGCGGTCGTCCCGCGCGGTCGCTGGGACCGGCACACCATGACCGACGGCGCCGTCGTCGAGATCGTCACGGCGGTGCAGGGTGGCTGA
- a CDS encoding phosphoribosyltransferase: protein MRPRTFADRREAGRLLGARVVAVLNTAATPVSAPVVLGLARGGVPVAREVADAISRATGRCGLDVLVVRKIGAPGHEEFAMGALTAHHLVVNDDVPRRLGVSRTGFEESADRERRVLRDRERRYRGDRPEAELSHRTVILVDDGLATGSSMAVAVDSVRAAGAAHVVVAAPTAPSDSVRRLQDRGVDEVVVLVMPEPFRAVGLSYEDFTQVDDDEVVAALDRSGG from the coding sequence ATGCGCCCGCGCACTTTCGCCGACCGCCGCGAGGCGGGTCGCCTGCTGGGTGCGCGGGTCGTCGCGGTCCTGAACACCGCGGCCACACCGGTGTCGGCACCGGTTGTCCTCGGCCTCGCCCGCGGCGGGGTCCCCGTCGCGCGGGAGGTCGCCGACGCGATCTCCCGGGCGACGGGCAGGTGCGGGCTGGACGTCCTGGTGGTCCGCAAGATCGGGGCGCCGGGCCACGAGGAGTTCGCGATGGGCGCACTCACCGCCCACCACCTGGTCGTCAACGACGACGTGCCCCGTCGGCTCGGGGTGTCCCGCACCGGCTTCGAGGAGTCGGCCGACCGGGAGCGGCGGGTCCTCCGCGACCGCGAGCGGCGCTATCGCGGTGACCGTCCGGAAGCCGAACTCTCCCACCGGACGGTCATTCTCGTCGACGACGGTCTCGCCACGGGCTCGAGCATGGCCGTGGCGGTCGACTCCGTCCGGGCCGCCGGCGCGGCGCACGTGGTGGTGGCCGCACCGACAGCCCCGTCGGATTCGGTTCGCCGACTTCAGGATCGGGGCGTCGACGAGGTCGTCGTCCTCGTGATGCCGGAACCGTTCCGCGCCGTCGGACTGTCGTACGAGGATTTCACCCAGGTCGACGACGACGAGGTGGTCGCGGCTCTCGACCGGTCGGGTGGCTGA
- a CDS encoding ABC transporter permease codes for MIAAINAERIKLASTRSPYWCLGVVVVLGLGLAVLLGAVAGTSYGSPGEADTLTDDFLIGVDQFGVAVLAIMAILGVTTEYRFGTIRPTFAAIPRRPRVLIAKAVVFGGLSFAVVAILCVVAVVVAQVLSGVGVSLTGPETVRHLWGTPVFAMLCALIGLAVGALVRHSAGAVAIMLVWMLALERIVSVLPRVGEHMVSFLPFLNGWNFLAGGSDTFHWNAYGSLLYFAGFTVVLLAAAVAVTNARDA; via the coding sequence GTGATCGCCGCGATCAACGCCGAGCGGATCAAACTCGCCAGCACCCGATCGCCGTACTGGTGCCTCGGGGTCGTCGTCGTGCTGGGACTGGGCCTCGCGGTGCTGCTCGGTGCCGTCGCCGGGACCTCGTACGGAAGTCCCGGGGAGGCCGACACCCTCACCGACGACTTCCTGATCGGCGTCGACCAGTTCGGGGTCGCGGTTCTCGCGATCATGGCGATCCTGGGTGTCACCACGGAGTATCGCTTCGGCACGATCCGCCCGACCTTCGCCGCGATCCCGCGCCGCCCGCGGGTTCTCATCGCGAAAGCGGTCGTGTTCGGCGGACTCTCCTTCGCGGTGGTGGCGATCCTGTGCGTCGTCGCGGTGGTGGTCGCACAGGTGCTCTCCGGCGTCGGGGTCTCGCTGACCGGCCCCGAGACCGTCCGGCATCTCTGGGGCACACCGGTTTTCGCCATGCTGTGTGCGCTGATCGGTCTCGCCGTGGGTGCGCTCGTGCGGCATTCGGCCGGCGCGGTGGCGATCATGCTCGTCTGGATGCTGGCGCTGGAGCGCATCGTGTCGGTGCTCCCGCGCGTCGGTGAGCACATGGTGTCTTTCCTGCCGTTCCTCAACGGCTGGAACTTCCTCGCCGGCGGCAGCGACACCTTCCACTGGAACGCCTACGGTTCGTTGCTCTACTTCGCGGGTTTCACAGTCGTACTGCTGGCGGCCGCCGTGGCGGTCACCAACGCCCGAGATGCGTAG
- a CDS encoding nuclear transport factor 2 family protein, with protein MSAPDGRFEDLRAIENLKYRYLRSLDTKDWATFSSTLTDDVTGNYGEGLAFSNRDELVGYMRENVGPAVITEHRVAHPEIEIDGDTARGRWYLQDRVIVAEFSFMLIGAAFYDDTYRRTADGWRISSTGYDRTYEATIGLADLPSFALKVGPAVRV; from the coding sequence GTGAGCGCACCCGACGGACGGTTCGAGGACCTACGGGCGATCGAGAACCTCAAGTACCGCTATCTGAGATCCCTCGACACCAAGGACTGGGCGACGTTCTCGTCGACTCTCACCGACGACGTCACCGGCAACTACGGTGAGGGGCTGGCTTTTTCCAACCGGGACGAGCTGGTCGGATACATGCGGGAGAACGTCGGTCCCGCAGTGATCACCGAACACCGCGTCGCGCATCCGGAGATCGAGATCGACGGCGACACCGCACGCGGACGCTGGTACCTCCAGGACCGCGTCATCGTCGCCGAGTTCTCGTTCATGCTCATCGGCGCCGCGTTCTACGACGACACCTACCGCCGCACCGCGGACGGCTGGCGCATCAGCAGCACCGGCTACGACCGGACATACGAGGCGACCATCGGTCTCGCGGACCTGCCGAGTTTCGCTCTGAAGGTCGGTCCCGCAGTGCGGGTCTGA
- the thiE gene encoding thiamine phosphate synthase, translating into MTTPNHTRSGSADSGHATDRRRRLSSARLYLCTDARRERGDLLDFVGAALAGGVDIVQLRDKNSPGEREFGTLEAREELEILARLRAITDAHGALLAVNDRADIAALSGADVLHVGQGDLSPSAARRIVGRDVVIGASTHDPEQASAAISDEDVDYFCVGPCWTTPTKPGRAAAGLDLVSATAEMLSGATQSAKPWFAIGGIDAGRVGEVTALGARRIVVVRAITAAADPTAAARELAGML; encoded by the coding sequence GTGACGACCCCGAACCACACCAGGTCAGGGTCCGCGGATTCCGGCCACGCGACAGACCGTCGTCGTCGGCTCTCCTCGGCCCGCCTCTACCTGTGCACCGACGCCCGACGCGAGCGCGGCGACCTCCTCGATTTCGTCGGCGCCGCGCTGGCGGGCGGCGTCGACATCGTGCAGCTCCGCGACAAGAACTCGCCGGGCGAACGCGAGTTCGGGACCCTGGAGGCGCGGGAGGAGCTCGAGATCCTCGCGCGACTGCGGGCGATCACCGACGCGCACGGTGCGCTGCTGGCGGTCAACGATCGCGCCGACATCGCGGCCCTCTCCGGCGCCGACGTCCTGCACGTGGGACAGGGCGACCTGTCGCCGTCGGCGGCCCGCCGGATCGTCGGCCGCGACGTCGTCATCGGCGCCTCGACCCACGACCCCGAGCAGGCTTCCGCCGCGATCTCCGACGAGGACGTCGACTACTTCTGCGTCGGCCCGTGCTGGACCACGCCCACCAAACCCGGCCGCGCCGCCGCCGGCCTCGACCTCGTGTCCGCCACTGCGGAAATGCTCTCGGGGGCAACGCAATCGGCGAAACCGTGGTTTGCCATCGGCGGGATCGACGCCGGCCGCGTCGGCGAGGTCACCGCGCTCGGGGCCCGGCGCATCGTCGTGGTGCGCGCCATCACCGCCGCCGCCGACCCGACCGCCGCGGCCCGGGAACTCGCCGGGATGCTGTAG